The nucleotide window GGCGAGCACATGATGGTCACATTACGAAGGTATGCCATTGCCCCTACTAGGTTCTATCCATCATAGGGCAAAACCATGAGCAATTGTTATTCTGGCATCTGATGGGTTCCTTTTTATTTGCGCATAAAGTTGGCATCACCAGAGGACCACTTGATTGCATCTAGCTCCCTTGACAAGACTCTTCGAATTTGGGATCTAAGAAGGTATTATTCTTTGACTGCAACAATTCATTGGTTGTATTACCTATTTTGGTATGACATGTTCTCCATTCTCTTATTGTATTACTGCAGTATACAATATTTTCTTGCACTATTTGTGTTCTCAAACTTTCTTGATACATGACTATCTTGTTTGGGCCATAGTGATAGTGATAAGATTATGTTATATCACACTGAATCCACAATTTCATAGAAGCAGCAGTTTGATTCTCAACTTTGGATATACGCATATATCTTATTGCTTATGATTTGTTTCCAGTTTAAACTTTCTTAGTTTCTTAAAGTCTTGTGCGCAATGTGACAGGAACCTATCAGTCCAGTCAAACATTTTCAGAAGCCATTCAGATGGCATCTTTGACTTCTCTGTTTGGGGTCAAGACCTGGTATCAGTGTCAAGAAACAAAATTGCACTTACTTCCCTATCGAGACCAACAAGTGAGGTATGTACTTTCTCCTCTTGACCACATTCACCACCACGCTCTTTTGCAAACTTTACTATTTGGAGCAGCAGTGCAGCCTCTTTTGGAATTTCACATACCATATGAATTGCAAGTCCACTCTGTTCCTGCCGAAGTAACTGTTGGTACATTTTGTGAAAAAAAAAATCCATGCAGATCGGACATCAGCAGCTCGTACTTCAGAACTTATATTCGACTGACAGAGGAGTAAAATATAAAAACATGTCTGTTCTTTCGGCTATTTCTGTGCTTCCTTTGTCAAGATTGTTTGTCGTTGGAACAGAAGATGGTTTTCTCAAAATCTGCCACTAGATGGTTCCAGTAGTGGTAATCATCTTTCCCTTGTATCGACTCAAATATTTTAGCAGTGCCTCTCTCATTTCTAAAATTTTAGTGGTGCCTTGCTCATAGTTTTTGTTTACTTCAATTCGCCAGCAGACACTACAGGTTACAGGATACATATGTAGCCAAATTTACTGTTGTAAAATTCATGGCTGAGTATAAGCTTCAAGTTTTGTCTAATCTTTTCCCTTGCAATTATGCAATAACACATCGCTATATATTACTTGAACTTTCTAGCTTTGTTGTTCTAGTGAAGCCGAAGCTTGTAGCTCTCACTCTTTGCTCTAGTTTGTTGCACCGTATGGTTTTGCTTGCTCGGTTTTGGACACAATGTATCCAAATTGTAGTTGGCAAAACCTGATCAACGCTAGGAAAACTTGTCAGTATGTATCACATACATTTGTTGTACTGGACTCTGGAGTCTGGATCACTCTTCTAATAAATCATTTCTTGTTAACCGTGAAGCCATCTTCTACCCCTTGAGTTGAGATCTGTTCTGAAACCTGCCTGTCCTTTATTGGAGAAATGTTACAGTGTTGTCTGTCGATTTCCTATTGGTTTGTTCTGCCACAAAGCTGAGGATGCCTTGAATTTGCTGCAGACGTACCTGACATGGATCATGGGAGCTTAAATGTGGGTAGTTGGGTAGTTGTGGAGGAAGAGTAAATTGGAGCTTGGTTCCTGTTACAGTCGTGATATGAATGCTCTCGTTTACTGCAGTCTGAGGCCTTGCAACCCTCGGTATGCGCACCCAGGCCACTGTACACCCAGCATCAGATATGAACATAAGTTCAGTATGTCAAGTCTTAGCTTTATGAATTATGATCTTAACTCAAGCTAGAAGTACACCAACAGAGTAAACATGTATGGTCCCATGGAGATCTGCGGTCCATGTTTTGGTTTGACCGTAGCCAAAACCTTTGGAGCCACTGGCATAGCTACGCTCACTGGCAGGTGGGTCCTGCCGCAAAGAAACACAAGTTAGGCCCACCTTTCAGTTTCAGTCACAGCCACCGCAACGATCATGCACAGTACACTACACTAGCGGTTATAAAAGAGGGGGATGTGCAACTTGCTCTTGGCCAAACCAGATGGTCGGCAAGCAAAAGCAGTAGCAACAATGGAGAGATGTAACGGCGTCAGCGCGAGCCTTGTTCTTGGCCTCCTGCTCGCCACCACCGTTGCTTGCCATGGTGCGAGGGACATCCCAGCAACTGAGCCCGAGTCCTACCGTCCCCAGAACGTCTTTGGGTTCGGTGGTTTCTACCCTGGCCCGTCGGTCAACTGGGTGTTTCCGGGGCCAAACGGCGTCACACCACAGGTAGGCTTCGGCGGGATGCCGGGCTCTAGCTCCTTCCCTGGCACTggtggctcgtccggcagcaGTGGCGTGGTCGGCATTCATGGTGCTGCCAATCCCTGATCGTGTTGTTGTCTGTCTTGGTGTCTTGATGTTTAAGCTTTTGCTCTTGAGAGCTACGCAGGTGCAGCATTCTACCGTGGTGGTAGAGAGTAAGCTTCTTGCTTGCTCTAGTTTAGCAGTATTGTGTTATGGCTTATGTGTTGTGTGTTGTTTTCAAGTGATCTGTGTCCCGTGTCTTTGTAAAAGACTTGTTCTTGGTTGTTATTTAACCTTGTGTACTTCTTAGAGGTTGTATTGCTGTCGTGGGTTCGAAGTCCCATTGCTGTAACTTTGATTTGGAGAGTGAGGATTTGAACCCATGAGCTGGATCACCACAACCTTGTCCTGTGTTCCGAGTCTCGTCTCTTTAAGTATTTCCGTCATTCTTCTCAGTGTGCTTTCAGTTTATTATGTTGTTGATTAAATGCATTTCCATATCTTTGTTCTTGTTTATTTTCTG belongs to Triticum urartu cultivar G1812 chromosome 7, Tu2.1, whole genome shotgun sequence and includes:
- the LOC125520092 gene encoding uncharacterized protein LOC125520092; its protein translation is MCNLLLAKPDGRQAKAVATMERCNGVSASLVLGLLLATTVACHGARDIPATEPESYRPQNVFGFGGFYPGPSVNWVFPGPNGVTPQVGFGGMPGSSSFPGTGGSSGSSGVVGIHGAANP